Proteins found in one Trichocoleus desertorum ATA4-8-CV12 genomic segment:
- a CDS encoding DUF3865 domain-containing protein — MNEFDELLKYLNQLMLEVYIAVDPQRNPIVRSLNQASFSQLVYVIRQYSIFPKELVSFVKSSEDKAIEAGWLEVASKVQENIAEELGSLTQGISHYDLLAEGLEEGLNLPIKDTIPSIATLHLLESMQALSDREAAYTFGAVYAIEATSISELMIVMQIIEQVIAGSMPYNLRYFFDMHLNEWEPEHEENLQKTLAHCIKDTSFHQFEAGFCAVMEAMDLWWTELALEAISPTSSLDLGVA; from the coding sequence ATGAACGAATTTGATGAACTATTGAAATATCTTAACCAGTTAATGCTTGAGGTATACATTGCTGTTGACCCACAGAGAAATCCTATTGTTCGATCCCTCAACCAGGCAAGCTTTTCTCAACTTGTTTATGTGATACGTCAATATTCTATTTTTCCAAAAGAGCTCGTTTCCTTTGTCAAGTCCTCAGAAGACAAGGCGATCGAAGCTGGCTGGCTAGAAGTTGCTAGCAAGGTGCAAGAGAACATTGCTGAGGAACTAGGAAGTCTTACCCAAGGCATTTCGCATTATGACCTCTTAGCAGAAGGGCTTGAGGAAGGGCTGAATCTCCCGATCAAAGATACGATCCCGTCGATTGCAACATTGCACCTACTTGAAAGTATGCAAGCATTAAGTGACCGAGAAGCAGCTTATACTTTCGGTGCTGTATATGCCATTGAGGCTACCTCCATCTCAGAACTAATGATTGTGATGCAAATCATTGAGCAGGTCATTGCTGGAAGCATGCCTTATAATTTGCGCTATTTCTTTGATATGCATCTGAATGAATGGGAGCCAGAGCATGAGGAGAACTTGCAAAAAACACTGGCTCACTGTATCAAAGATACCAGTTTTCACCAGTTTGAAGCCGGTTTTTGTGCTGTGATGGAAGCAATGGATTTGTGGTGGACGGAGTTAGCCTTGGAAGCAATCTCACCCACAAGTTCTCTAGACTTAGGGGTTGCTTAG
- a CDS encoding aromatic ring-hydroxylating dioxygenase subunit alpha: MSLLSKEPLADRNLPTDTAASGLPNYYYFSQEIFALERRSLWDKVWQWVGRESQVAHPGDYFTCTLGDQPMLVIRADDGTLRSLHNVCPHRGARMLDGQGHCNRIICPYHGWNFDREGNLKGLPRAECFPTLDQSNTRLIEGRVDTWGGFIFVHPESQGESLQDYLAGFPAYLEQYEQPWKALREVDHWFYEEPANWKFPIENYLECYHLPVVHAQSLRCFDPSGIQYTPSGRHYQISVPWTAEDSVAIHPSFPGKPKHKSYQGFIFPNLMVNTARDMVSVFKLTPLTPETTQFEVFIYQTEAQVEAFPYDKAAFRLEFDRVLNEDFMAVRSLQMGVHSKAYRVQLAEELEFGITHFHQALLGYLPRPPFQATTLTD; encoded by the coding sequence ATGAGTCTACTGTCTAAAGAGCCACTTGCAGATAGGAATTTGCCCACCGATACAGCAGCATCAGGATTGCCTAACTACTACTACTTTAGTCAAGAGATTTTTGCGCTAGAACGGCGATCGCTTTGGGACAAAGTTTGGCAATGGGTGGGACGTGAATCGCAGGTGGCACATCCAGGCGATTACTTTACTTGTACTCTGGGCGACCAACCCATGCTTGTGATTCGCGCCGATGATGGAACTTTGCGATCGCTGCATAATGTATGTCCGCATCGGGGAGCACGAATGTTAGATGGGCAGGGGCATTGCAATCGCATCATCTGTCCCTATCACGGTTGGAATTTTGATCGAGAGGGTAATCTTAAAGGGCTGCCTCGTGCAGAATGTTTTCCCACTCTAGATCAGTCAAACACCCGTTTAATTGAAGGACGCGTTGATACTTGGGGAGGGTTTATTTTTGTTCACCCTGAATCACAAGGCGAATCCCTACAAGATTACCTAGCTGGCTTTCCAGCTTACCTAGAGCAGTATGAACAACCCTGGAAAGCGTTGCGGGAAGTTGATCACTGGTTCTATGAGGAGCCTGCAAACTGGAAGTTTCCGATCGAAAATTACCTAGAGTGCTACCACTTACCTGTGGTGCATGCCCAAAGCTTGCGTTGCTTTGACCCTAGTGGTATTCAATACACACCTAGCGGGCGGCACTATCAAATTAGTGTTCCCTGGACAGCCGAGGATTCTGTGGCGATACATCCCTCATTCCCAGGTAAACCCAAGCATAAGTCGTATCAGGGCTTCATCTTTCCCAACTTGATGGTAAACACTGCAAGAGATATGGTTTCAGTGTTTAAATTAACGCCTCTCACTCCTGAAACCACTCAGTTTGAGGTGTTTATTTATCAAACTGAGGCTCAGGTGGAAGCATTTCCTTATGACAAGGCAGCGTTTCGACTGGAGTTCGACCGCGTTTTGAATGAAGACTTTATGGCGGTCCGTTCACTGCAAATGGGAGTTCATTCCAAGGCATATCGGGTACAACTAGCAGAGGAGCTCGAATTTGGCATTACTCACTTTCATCAAGCGCTCTTAGGCTATCTACCACGACCGCCTTTCCAGGCTACTACACTGACAGATTAG
- a CDS encoding AAA family ATPase, with product MDAIANLLGYSINELLYSGSRTLVYRGVRESDRRPVVIKLLRNPFPSLSELVQFRNQYTIAKNLDLPDIIQPLALEFHENAYALVMEDIGAISLSEYQKTEGKGQPEESLSSLSLADFLPVALQLSVILDGLSHYRVIHKDLKPANILIHPISKQVKLIDFSIASLLPRESQEIQNPNMLEGTLAYLSPEQTGRMNRGIDYRSDLYSLGITFYELLTGQLPFASTDPMELVHCHLAKQPIPPHQLDKEAGEIPEALSQIVMKLMAKNAEDRYQSTLGLKHDLETCLSQWQETGRIEPFKLGERDVCDRFLISEKLYGRQTEVDTLLAAFEAVSTGSTEMILVAGFSGIGKTAVVNEVHKPIVRQRGYFIKGKYDQFQRNIPFSAFVQAFRDLMGQLLSESDAQIAQWKAKILAAAGENGKVLIEVIPELEHIIGEQPPVPELSGSAAQNRFNLVFQKFVQVFTIADHPLVLFLDDLQWADSASLKLLQLLMQDTGHLLVIGAYRDNEVSPVHPFIVTVDAIQQTGATMNTMTLKPLSRFDVNQLIADTLSCDLAIAEPLTELVNQKTQGNPFFTTQFLKALHAEKLITFDLEARHWQCDIAQVRAAALTDNVVEFMALQLQKLPAETQEVLKLAACIGAQFDLNTLAIVLEKSQTETATDLWKALQEGFILPTTEIYKFFTATEQFSSTASVTESVANPHYRFLHDRVQQAAYSLIPESQKQQTHLQVGQLLLNSLDAAGVEEKIFDIVNHFNLAVDLIADQAEQEQLAQLNLTAGRKAKASTAYEPALKYLRQGIKLLAQDSWDVQYPLTLDLYVQTVELEYLNTNFPEAQALSDVVLEHAQTLLEKTRVYELKVQFYNAQNQMVKGVELGLDVVKQLGVSLYQLPENPDGWTKLPSLADLDRMPTMSDPHKLAALRLLMVINPAAFVTSFTTYAQVILTMVNLCLEHGNSGVAAIAYGHYGLILCGMGDIEAGYHSGQLALKLLEKFRSNEFKSNVYCLFNGFTRHWKEHAKSCLLPLLEGIQSGLETGDIEFAGYNTFLYCDKAFSIGQHLETVEQKQRLHIDLMVKFKQEFTIYHDKVWHQLILNFQGLSPEPIRLIGESFDETEMLGHLKATNNGMSLFTAYVAKTMLAYHFRDYAQSLQHAITAVEYAGGGTGTLASATHNLYHSLALLALYPDAQLAEQEQYLEKIAAHQQVMQKWAQYAPMNHLHKYYLVEAERYRVLGNQAEAIAHYDRAISLANENEYMNEEALANELAAKFYLAWGKEKVAQSYMIDAYYAYSRWGAKAKVDNLEQQYPKLLALILQQRQQNLFSAETLVSRTVGASTSDSTSVSAALDLASILKASQALSSEIELEKLISALLQVVMENAGADKCMLLLPTEDHWAIEAIAQVGQPPIILKSLPLDISQVIPASVINKVKHSLQPLVIDRAVTYPTFAGDPYFLQQSPQSVLCTPILHQGRLIGILYLENHLTVGVFTGDRVEVLNLLCAQAAISLENARLYQQAQQALTDLQQAQLQIVQSEKMSALGNLVAGVAHEINNPIGFLSGNIKPALGYIQDLFGLIDLYQQKHPNPDLDIQNEIEAIDLDYIRKDLPAAISSMREGVKRIRDISTSLRTFSRADSDRSIAFNLHDGLDSTILILKHRLKANETRPEIEVIKDYAQLPLVQCFVGQLNQVFMNLLSNAIDATEDSNQGRSFADIKANPNQITIRTALTENGQQVVIRIQDNGVGLSSEVKQKMFDHLFTTKAVGQGTGLGLAIARSIVVEKHAGTLEANSTLGQGTELVITLPVQTTVPTVSR from the coding sequence ATGGATGCGATCGCTAATTTGTTGGGCTATTCCATCAATGAACTGCTCTATTCAGGTTCTCGAACCCTAGTTTATCGAGGTGTGCGAGAGAGCGATCGCCGTCCAGTCGTGATCAAACTGCTGCGGAATCCATTTCCTAGCCTCAGTGAACTCGTACAGTTCCGCAATCAATATACGATCGCCAAAAACCTCGACCTGCCCGACATCATCCAACCGCTAGCTCTGGAGTTCCATGAAAATGCCTATGCGCTGGTGATGGAGGATATCGGTGCGATCTCGCTTTCGGAATATCAAAAGACAGAAGGAAAAGGGCAACCGGAAGAAAGTTTGTCTAGCCTCTCGTTAGCAGACTTTCTCCCAGTTGCGCTGCAACTATCCGTGATCCTGGATGGACTGTCTCATTACCGAGTGATCCATAAAGACCTCAAACCCGCCAATATCCTGATTCATCCCATCAGCAAGCAGGTGAAGCTGATTGACTTCAGCATCGCCTCGCTGCTACCTCGTGAAAGCCAGGAAATTCAGAATCCCAATATGCTGGAGGGCACCCTTGCCTACCTCTCTCCAGAGCAGACGGGGCGGATGAACCGGGGGATTGACTACCGCAGCGATTTGTATTCCCTCGGTATCACGTTCTACGAACTGCTGACGGGGCAGTTGCCTTTTGCATCCACCGATCCGATGGAGCTGGTGCATTGTCATTTAGCCAAGCAACCAATTCCGCCGCATCAACTGGATAAGGAAGCAGGAGAGATTCCAGAAGCTCTCTCCCAGATTGTGATGAAGCTGATGGCGAAGAATGCCGAAGACCGCTATCAAAGTACATTGGGGCTGAAGCATGATTTAGAAACTTGTCTCTCTCAGTGGCAGGAAACAGGCAGAATTGAGCCGTTCAAGTTAGGTGAGCGCGATGTCTGCGATCGCTTCCTGATTTCTGAAAAGCTTTACGGTCGGCAAACCGAAGTGGACACGCTCCTGGCTGCATTTGAAGCAGTCAGCACAGGTAGCACCGAAATGATTTTGGTCGCCGGCTTCTCCGGTATTGGCAAAACGGCGGTTGTGAACGAAGTCCATAAGCCGATCGTGCGTCAGCGGGGCTATTTCATCAAAGGCAAGTATGACCAATTCCAGCGCAATATTCCTTTTTCCGCCTTTGTTCAGGCGTTTCGCGATCTCATGGGGCAGCTACTTAGCGAGAGTGATGCTCAGATAGCGCAGTGGAAAGCTAAGATTTTGGCTGCGGCTGGCGAAAATGGCAAAGTGCTGATTGAGGTGATTCCAGAACTGGAACATATCATCGGTGAACAACCGCCTGTTCCAGAACTCTCTGGCAGCGCCGCGCAGAACCGTTTTAACTTAGTATTTCAGAAGTTTGTGCAGGTCTTCACGATCGCTGATCATCCATTAGTCTTGTTTTTGGATGATTTGCAGTGGGCAGATTCGGCATCGCTCAAGCTGCTGCAACTGCTGATGCAAGATACAGGTCATTTGCTAGTCATTGGTGCCTATCGAGATAACGAAGTCTCCCCTGTGCATCCGTTCATCGTGACCGTCGATGCGATTCAGCAGACGGGGGCAACGATGAATACGATGACGCTAAAACCGTTGAGTCGCTTTGATGTCAACCAATTAATTGCCGATACGCTGAGCTGTGATTTAGCAATTGCTGAACCGCTGACAGAGTTAGTGAATCAAAAAACGCAAGGAAATCCCTTTTTCACAACCCAGTTTCTCAAGGCGTTACATGCCGAAAAGCTCATTACCTTTGACTTAGAGGCTCGGCATTGGCAGTGCGATATTGCTCAGGTCAGAGCGGCAGCCTTAACAGATAATGTCGTTGAGTTTATGGCGCTTCAGCTCCAGAAGTTGCCTGCTGAAACACAGGAAGTCTTAAAGCTAGCCGCCTGTATTGGGGCGCAGTTTGATCTCAATACATTGGCGATCGTCCTGGAAAAATCCCAGACAGAAACTGCAACTGATCTCTGGAAAGCCTTGCAAGAAGGGTTCATTCTTCCCACGACTGAAATCTATAAGTTTTTTACTGCTACCGAACAGTTTTCATCCACTGCATCCGTAACCGAATCTGTTGCCAACCCTCATTACCGATTTCTGCACGATCGTGTGCAACAAGCGGCTTATTCCCTAATTCCTGAATCGCAAAAGCAACAGACTCATTTGCAGGTTGGGCAACTGTTGCTGAATTCGCTTGATGCGGCAGGGGTGGAAGAAAAGATTTTTGATATTGTGAACCACTTCAACCTTGCGGTTGATCTGATTGCAGATCAAGCCGAACAAGAGCAGCTTGCTCAGTTGAACTTGACAGCCGGACGCAAGGCAAAGGCATCGACTGCTTATGAGCCTGCACTCAAATATTTGCGCCAGGGAATTAAGCTACTCGCTCAGGATAGTTGGGATGTACAGTATCCACTGACGCTGGATTTATATGTACAGACTGTTGAATTAGAGTATCTCAATACTAACTTTCCAGAAGCACAAGCCCTGTCTGATGTTGTTTTAGAACATGCTCAAACGCTACTCGAGAAAACCCGAGTTTATGAGCTAAAAGTGCAATTTTACAACGCCCAAAATCAGATGGTGAAGGGAGTTGAACTGGGTTTGGATGTGGTTAAACAGTTGGGCGTTTCCCTCTACCAACTCCCTGAAAACCCAGATGGATGGACGAAGTTGCCGAGCTTAGCAGATTTGGATCGGATGCCCACGATGAGCGATCCTCACAAGCTGGCAGCATTGCGGTTGCTGATGGTAATCAATCCTGCGGCATTCGTCACCTCCTTTACAACCTATGCTCAGGTGATTCTGACGATGGTCAATCTGTGCCTTGAGCATGGCAACTCTGGGGTGGCGGCGATCGCCTATGGGCACTATGGCTTAATTCTCTGCGGCATGGGTGATATTGAGGCAGGCTATCACTCTGGACAACTTGCCTTGAAACTCCTAGAAAAGTTTAGGTCGAATGAATTTAAGAGCAACGTTTACTGCCTGTTTAATGGCTTTACTCGACATTGGAAAGAACATGCTAAATCCTGCTTGCTCCCCTTGCTAGAAGGAATCCAGAGCGGGCTAGAAACAGGCGATATTGAGTTCGCAGGCTACAACACATTTTTGTATTGCGACAAAGCTTTTAGCATTGGCCAACATCTGGAAACGGTTGAACAAAAGCAGCGATTACACATCGATCTAATGGTGAAATTCAAACAGGAATTTACCATTTATCACGATAAGGTTTGGCATCAGTTAATCCTGAATTTCCAGGGATTGTCTCCAGAGCCAATTCGGTTAATCGGCGAGAGTTTTGATGAAACCGAAATGTTGGGGCATCTCAAAGCGACAAACAACGGCATGTCCCTGTTCACCGCTTATGTTGCCAAAACAATGCTGGCTTATCATTTCAGAGACTATGCTCAGTCCTTACAGCATGCAATCACTGCGGTAGAATACGCGGGCGGCGGTACAGGAACCCTGGCTTCGGCAACTCACAACCTGTATCACTCCCTCGCGCTCTTGGCGTTGTATCCTGATGCTCAATTGGCGGAGCAGGAACAATATTTAGAGAAGATAGCAGCCCATCAACAGGTGATGCAGAAATGGGCGCAATATGCGCCGATGAATCACCTGCACAAATACTATCTGGTTGAAGCTGAGCGTTATCGGGTCTTAGGCAACCAAGCTGAGGCGATCGCCCATTATGATCGCGCCATCAGCTTAGCGAACGAAAATGAATACATGAACGAAGAAGCACTGGCGAACGAACTTGCCGCAAAGTTCTACTTGGCATGGGGCAAAGAAAAAGTTGCCCAGTCTTACATGATCGATGCTTACTATGCCTATAGTCGCTGGGGTGCTAAAGCAAAAGTTGATAATTTAGAACAGCAATACCCCAAATTGTTAGCACTGATTTTGCAACAACGGCAGCAGAATCTCTTTTCAGCCGAGACGCTTGTGTCCCGTACGGTTGGCGCATCAACATCAGACAGCACCAGCGTCTCGGCAGCACTTGATCTGGCGAGTATTCTCAAAGCCTCTCAAGCCCTCTCCAGTGAAATTGAGCTAGAGAAGCTAATCTCTGCCCTGCTCCAAGTGGTGATGGAAAATGCCGGAGCTGATAAATGCATGTTGCTGCTACCCACAGAGGATCACTGGGCGATCGAGGCCATTGCTCAAGTTGGGCAACCCCCTATTATCCTAAAATCCCTTCCTCTTGACATCAGCCAGGTAATTCCAGCTTCGGTGATCAATAAGGTTAAACACAGCTTGCAGCCCCTAGTCATCGATCGCGCTGTTACTTATCCCACCTTTGCGGGAGATCCTTATTTTCTGCAACAGTCTCCTCAAAGCGTCTTATGTACTCCCATCCTGCATCAAGGTAGATTGATTGGGATTTTATACCTAGAAAATCACCTAACAGTTGGGGTGTTCACGGGCGATCGTGTTGAAGTGCTCAATCTCCTCTGTGCCCAAGCCGCCATCTCCCTAGAAAACGCTCGGCTTTACCAGCAAGCCCAACAGGCACTGACCGATTTGCAACAAGCCCAACTGCAAATTGTGCAAAGTGAAAAGATGTCTGCTTTGGGTAATCTCGTGGCAGGGGTGGCTCACGAAATCAATAATCCCATTGGCTTCCTGAGCGGCAATATTAAGCCTGCTTTAGGCTACATTCAAGATCTCTTTGGGTTGATCGACCTCTATCAACAAAAGCATCCTAATCCAGATCTAGACATTCAGAATGAGATTGAAGCGATCGACCTGGATTACATCCGTAAAGACTTACCCGCAGCTATTAGTTCTATGCGAGAAGGGGTGAAGCGGATTCGAGACATCAGTACTAGCCTCAGAACCTTCTCTCGCGCTGACAGCGATCGCTCTATTGCCTTTAACCTTCACGATGGTCTGGATAGCACCATTCTGATTCTTAAACATCGCCTCAAAGCCAACGAAACTCGCCCTGAAATTGAAGTGATCAAAGACTACGCTCAGTTACCTCTAGTTCAGTGCTTTGTGGGGCAACTGAATCAGGTATTTATGAATCTGCTCAGTAACGCGATCGATGCAACCGAGGACTCCAATCAAGGACGTAGCTTTGCAGACATTAAAGCCAATCCCAATCAAATCACAATTCGTACGGCCTTGACTGAAAATGGTCAGCAGGTTGTGATTCGAATTCAGGACAATGGCGTGGGCCTGTCTAGTGAAGTCAAACAAAAGATGTTTGACCATCTGTTCACCACAAAGGCAGTCGGGCAAGGAACTGGGTTAGGATTGGCGATCGCTCGTTCAATCGTCGTTGAGAAACATGCAGGCACATTGGAAGCCAACTCAACGCTGGGGCAGGGGACAGAGTTAGTCATTACACTTCCGGTGCAAACAACCGTTCCCACAGTTTCTAGATAA
- a CDS encoding NAD(P)/FAD-dependent oxidoreductase → MQIISEAIKTIGIVGSGVAGLTAARFLQTAGFTCEVFEKSQRLGGVWAVGYHTFGLQVPHSFYEFPDYPMPENYPDLPSGEQIHAYLEDYAHNFQIFDKIRFNCTVKQLEPISENRWILHYTNQETGETTQKEFDFVVVSTGLYSNPYIPRIPNQEVFSGKVLHSSGYQSPDLLKGRKVVIVGFGKSALDIATDAVQWAKEVTLVFRNAYWPVPLRVLGLIDFRVIFLNRLIGGFLPLYQRPYKWEENLHKYFPGLVWGFWRLVELLLKLQYSLKECNSIPSHPAEAGVFAHGFVPRGETYKLMHQGAIRVQRTTIGQFTSDGLELANGVHLESEVVIFGTGWQPNYSFLPAAFQSTVDEDGVYLYRHIIHPDLPGLAFVGWASTFSNSLTAHLEVIWLIHLLKGKIQLPDREVMWQEISQMKHWKRSFIPPVAGRGSLLQTHMWHYHDELLCDLSINPYRKPNIIAEWLQDYRPTDYRDLLTDPASPM, encoded by the coding sequence ATGCAAATTATTTCAGAGGCGATCAAAACCATTGGTATTGTTGGCTCTGGAGTGGCTGGACTGACAGCCGCTAGATTTCTACAAACCGCTGGATTTACTTGCGAGGTTTTTGAGAAAAGTCAAAGATTGGGCGGAGTATGGGCAGTAGGATATCACACCTTTGGGCTACAAGTCCCTCATTCGTTTTATGAATTTCCTGACTATCCTATGCCTGAAAACTATCCTGACCTGCCGTCGGGTGAGCAAATTCACGCCTATTTAGAAGATTACGCCCACAACTTCCAAATCTTTGACAAGATTCGTTTCAACTGCACTGTTAAGCAGCTTGAACCAATTTCTGAAAATCGCTGGATTCTGCACTACACAAATCAAGAAACTGGGGAAACAACCCAAAAAGAGTTTGATTTTGTGGTTGTCTCTACTGGACTTTACTCTAATCCTTATATCCCTCGGATTCCGAACCAAGAAGTTTTTTCTGGCAAGGTTTTACACTCCTCAGGGTATCAATCTCCCGATCTGCTGAAAGGTCGCAAAGTCGTAATCGTGGGATTTGGTAAGAGTGCCTTAGACATCGCTACCGATGCCGTGCAGTGGGCAAAGGAAGTCACTTTAGTTTTCCGTAATGCTTACTGGCCCGTTCCCCTGCGGGTGTTAGGACTGATTGACTTTAGAGTGATTTTCTTAAATCGTTTGATCGGTGGATTCTTACCGCTCTATCAACGTCCCTACAAGTGGGAAGAAAATCTCCATAAGTATTTTCCGGGGCTGGTTTGGGGCTTCTGGCGGTTGGTAGAGCTTTTATTGAAGTTGCAGTATTCACTGAAGGAATGCAACTCTATTCCATCTCATCCGGCTGAGGCAGGGGTATTCGCGCATGGGTTTGTGCCGCGAGGTGAAACCTATAAGCTGATGCATCAAGGGGCGATTCGAGTTCAACGTACCACCATCGGGCAGTTTACATCTGATGGTTTAGAGTTGGCAAATGGCGTTCACTTGGAGAGTGAGGTTGTCATCTTTGGCACAGGTTGGCAGCCCAATTACAGCTTTTTGCCAGCAGCATTTCAATCTACTGTGGATGAGGATGGAGTTTATCTTTACCGCCATATAATTCACCCTGATTTGCCAGGTTTGGCATTTGTCGGCTGGGCTTCAACATTTTCCAATTCGCTGACGGCTCACTTAGAGGTTATCTGGTTAATTCACTTACTAAAGGGCAAGATTCAACTGCCCGATCGCGAGGTGATGTGGCAGGAGATTTCCCAGATGAAACACTGGAAACGCAGCTTTATTCCGCCTGTTGCTGGACGCGGTTCGCTGCTACAAACGCACATGTGGCATTATCACGATGAATTGCTGTGTGATCTCTCGATTAATCCCTACCGCAAACCCAATATCATTGCTGAGTGGCTTCAGGATTATCGCCCCACTGATTATCGTGATCTCTTGACAGACCCAGCGTCACCAATGTAA
- a CDS encoding IS1 family transposase, with amino-acid sequence MGLSLARCSGLILAARVGKHTDVFIEQLGVSPEGKTACKQLNPDDWGGYERVLPGEIQHHIGKDTTQRLERPNGTIRQQTGRWLSLRHATRTTTE; translated from the coding sequence ATTGGGCTAAGTCTCGCCCGTTGTAGTGGTTTAATTCTCGCTGCCCGTGTGGGCAAACACACTGATGTGTTCATTGAGCAGTTAGGGGTCAGCCCCGAAGGAAAAACAGCGTGCAAGCAGTTGAATCCGGATGACTGGGGAGGGTACGAACGAGTGTTACCTGGTGAGATTCAGCACCATATTGGCAAAGACACAACCCAGCGATTAGAGCGCCCCAATGGAACGATACGGCAACAAACGGGAAGATGGCTAAGCCTGCGGCACGCTACGCGAACGACGACAGAATAA
- a CDS encoding metal ABC transporter permease, which produces MDTGSIWQWFVAPLQYEFMVKAIAVSALVGLVCSVLSCYMTLKGWALMGDAVSHAVMPGVVLAYILKIPFAIGAFVFGVSSVLAIGFIKSKTRIKEDTVIGLVFTGFFAFGLVLISKTPSTVDLTHILFGNVLGISNQDIIQTVLIAVITLVTILVLRKDLLLFCFDPTHARSIGLNTVALYYILLSVLSLTIVAALQTVGIILVVAMLVTPGATAYLLTDRFDHMMLIAAASGVFSSVMGTYISYHIDAATGGCIVVLQTLIFVGTMIFAPKHGLLVRARQKQAA; this is translated from the coding sequence ATGGACACTGGATCAATTTGGCAATGGTTTGTGGCACCCTTACAGTACGAGTTCATGGTCAAGGCGATCGCGGTCAGTGCTTTGGTTGGGCTTGTCTGTTCAGTTCTGTCCTGCTACATGACTCTTAAGGGTTGGGCGTTAATGGGGGATGCGGTTTCTCACGCTGTGATGCCTGGGGTAGTACTCGCCTACATTCTTAAGATCCCCTTCGCGATTGGGGCTTTTGTCTTTGGGGTAAGTTCAGTCCTCGCCATCGGTTTTATCAAGTCCAAAACCCGGATTAAGGAAGACACGGTGATCGGGCTTGTATTTACAGGGTTCTTTGCCTTTGGTCTGGTGCTGATCTCGAAAACGCCAAGTACTGTGGATTTGACTCACATTCTCTTTGGCAATGTGCTGGGGATCTCTAATCAGGACATAATCCAGACGGTGCTCATCGCGGTGATTACGCTGGTTACGATCCTGGTGCTGCGTAAAGATTTACTGCTTTTCTGTTTTGACCCAACCCATGCCCGCTCGATTGGTTTGAATACTGTTGCGCTCTACTATATCCTGCTATCAGTGCTTTCCTTAACGATTGTGGCGGCACTACAAACTGTGGGGATTATTCTAGTCGTAGCCATGCTCGTGACTCCTGGAGCGACCGCCTATCTGTTAACAGATAGATTTGACCATATGATGCTGATTGCTGCGGCTTCTGGGGTGTTCTCTAGTGTCATGGGGACTTACATTAGCTACCACATTGATGCTGCGACTGGAGGCTGCATTGTGGTCTTGCAAACTCTGATCTTTGTCGGCACGATGATTTTTGCTCCCAAGCACGGTCTACTGGTAAGGGCAAGGCAGAAGCAAGCGGCTTAA
- a CDS encoding metal ABC transporter ATP-binding protein, with translation MRSVGIEVDNVTVTYNGKVALHGANLLLVSGSIGGLVGMNGSGKSTLFKAIMGFVKPTTGQVLINGMPIRLVQKKNIVAYVPQSEEVDWNFPVSVWDVVMMGRYGYMNVLRIPSPVDRRIVAESLERVQMTEFQNCQIGELSGGQKKRTFLARALAQQGTVMLLDEPFTGVDVKTEKTMIELLIELRELGHTILISTHDLASVGTFCDQVVLINRTILAYGPTAEVFTEENLTRTFGGRLSGLPLSQQLIKPSPEENV, from the coding sequence ATGCGCTCAGTCGGTATTGAAGTTGATAATGTCACAGTTACCTACAACGGCAAGGTCGCCTTGCATGGTGCTAATCTTCTACTCGTCTCCGGCTCGATAGGCGGGCTAGTCGGAATGAATGGCAGCGGTAAATCGACGCTGTTCAAGGCAATTATGGGTTTTGTCAAACCAACAACAGGGCAGGTGCTGATCAACGGGATGCCGATCAGATTGGTGCAAAAAAAGAACATAGTGGCTTACGTTCCTCAATCAGAGGAAGTGGATTGGAATTTCCCTGTGAGTGTCTGGGATGTGGTGATGATGGGTCGTTACGGGTATATGAATGTACTAAGAATTCCCAGTCCAGTTGACCGCAGAATCGTGGCGGAGAGTTTAGAGCGGGTGCAAATGACCGAATTCCAAAACTGCCAGATTGGTGAACTTTCAGGCGGACAAAAGAAACGCACCTTTCTCGCTCGTGCCTTAGCTCAACAGGGAACCGTTATGCTGTTAGACGAACCTTTTACCGGGGTAGATGTCAAGACAGAAAAAACGATGATTGAGCTGTTGATTGAGTTGCGGGAGTTGGGCCACACCATCTTGATATCCACTCATGACCTTGCCTCGGTTGGCACTTTCTGTGACCAAGTAGTGTTAATCAACCGCACCATTTTGGCTTACGGACCCACCGCAGAAGTATTCACGGAAGAAAATCTCACTCGTACCTTCGGAGGTAGGCTAAGCGGTCTCCCCCTCAGCCAACAATTAATCAAGCCCTCACCTGAGGAGAATGTGTAA